A single region of the Anguilla rostrata isolate EN2019 chromosome 11, ASM1855537v3, whole genome shotgun sequence genome encodes:
- the dtx3 gene encoding probable E3 ubiquitin-protein ligase DTX3 isoform X2, giving the protein MQNTVSSVAMSVRAGQGSDEVLVSQAVWDYLAAAGRPWLLEFQDKQGLSAGIVRRGERGGCCAVRLRPIEGGARAGGGTTGDPVSPATRKAFIDLCRCARKEMSKQEGAPKRKRSLLPCVGVVEADGEGSLLPPPPPQPRRSQRQQLRCTKPADLGSALPPPVGQEAPPHQEAELGAASFAEGEDVGTSCSICMGEMVERTTLDRCGHAFCRSCLDRAFQVKRACPVCRLVYGQLIGNQPANGSMMVERDPDMELPGHEGYGCICIIYSFPPGIQGQEHPNPGVRYPGTDRVAYLPDSPEGNRVLGLLRRAFEQRLIFTIGTSMTTGMHNVITWNDIHHKTSIWGGPRCFGYPDPTYLVRVTEELREKGITAD; this is encoded by the exons atgcaaaatacag TTTCTTCGGTGGCAATGAGTGTGCGTGCGGGGCAGGGCAGCGACGAGGTGCTGGTGTCACAGGCTGTGTGGGATTACCTGGCAGCTGCTGGACGACCCTGGCTGCTGGAGTTTCAGGACAAGCAGGGCCTGAGCGCAGGCATCGTACGGcgcggggagagaggagggtgcTGCGCAGTCAGGCTCAGACCCATTGAGGGGGGTGccagggctgggggcgggacGACAGGGGACCCGGTCTCCCCTGCCACCCGAAAAGCCTTCATAGACCTGTGTCGCTGCGCTCGCAAGGAGATGAGCAAACAGGAGGGGGCGCCCAAGAGGAAGCGGTCCCTGTTGCCCTGCGTGGGTGTGGTGGAGGCCGACGGAGAGGGAAGCCTGctgccgcccccgcccccccagccccgacGCTCCCAGAGGCAGCAGCTGAGGTGCACCAAGCCGGCCGACCTGGGATCCGCCCTGCCCCCACCCGTGGGGCAGGAGGCCCCTCCCCACCAGGAAGCGGAGCTGGGCGCGGCGTCATTCGCGGAGGGGGAGGACGTTGGCACCAGCTGCTCCATATGCATGGGGGAGATGGTGGAGAGGACCACGCTGGACAGGTGCGGTCACGCCTTCTGCCGGTCCTGCCTGGACCGGGCCTTCCAGGTTAAGCGGGCGTGTCCTGTCTGCCGGTTGGTGTACGGCCAGCTGATCGGCAACCAGCCCGCCAATGGCAGCATGATGGTGGAAAGGGACCCAGACATGGAGCTGCCGGGACACGAGGGCTATGGCTGCATCTGCATCATATACAGCTTTCCTCCCGGCATTCAGGGG CAGGAGCATCCTAACCCCGGGGTGAGGTACCCAGGGACAGACCGGGTGGCGTACCTGCCGGACAGCCCCGAGGGGAACAGGGTTTTGGGGCTCCTGCGGCGGGCCTTCGAGCAGCGCCTCATCTTCACCATCGGGACCTCCATGACCACCGGCATGCACAACGTCATCACCTGGAACGACATCCACCACAAGACCTCTATCTGGGGCGGCCCACGCTG CTTCGGGTACCCAGACCCCACGTACCTGGTGCGAGTGACGGAGGAGCTTCGGGAGAAGGGGATAACCGCAGACTGA
- the dtx3 gene encoding probable E3 ubiquitin-protein ligase DTX3 isoform X3: MGSQVSSVAMSVRAGQGSDEVLVSQAVWDYLAAAGRPWLLEFQDKQGLSAGIVRRGERGGCCAVRLRPIEGGARAGGGTTGDPVSPATRKAFIDLCRCARKEMSKQEGAPKRKRSLLPCVGVVEADGEGSLLPPPPPQPRRSQRQQLRCTKPADLGSALPPPVGQEAPPHQEAELGAASFAEGEDVGTSCSICMGEMVERTTLDRCGHAFCRSCLDRAFQVKRACPVCRLVYGQLIGNQPANGSMMVERDPDMELPGHEGYGCICIIYSFPPGIQGQEHPNPGVRYPGTDRVAYLPDSPEGNRVLGLLRRAFEQRLIFTIGTSMTTGMHNVITWNDIHHKTSIWGGPR; this comes from the exons ATGGGATCACAAG TTTCTTCGGTGGCAATGAGTGTGCGTGCGGGGCAGGGCAGCGACGAGGTGCTGGTGTCACAGGCTGTGTGGGATTACCTGGCAGCTGCTGGACGACCCTGGCTGCTGGAGTTTCAGGACAAGCAGGGCCTGAGCGCAGGCATCGTACGGcgcggggagagaggagggtgcTGCGCAGTCAGGCTCAGACCCATTGAGGGGGGTGccagggctgggggcgggacGACAGGGGACCCGGTCTCCCCTGCCACCCGAAAAGCCTTCATAGACCTGTGTCGCTGCGCTCGCAAGGAGATGAGCAAACAGGAGGGGGCGCCCAAGAGGAAGCGGTCCCTGTTGCCCTGCGTGGGTGTGGTGGAGGCCGACGGAGAGGGAAGCCTGctgccgcccccgcccccccagccccgacGCTCCCAGAGGCAGCAGCTGAGGTGCACCAAGCCGGCCGACCTGGGATCCGCCCTGCCCCCACCCGTGGGGCAGGAGGCCCCTCCCCACCAGGAAGCGGAGCTGGGCGCGGCGTCATTCGCGGAGGGGGAGGACGTTGGCACCAGCTGCTCCATATGCATGGGGGAGATGGTGGAGAGGACCACGCTGGACAGGTGCGGTCACGCCTTCTGCCGGTCCTGCCTGGACCGGGCCTTCCAGGTTAAGCGGGCGTGTCCTGTCTGCCGGTTGGTGTACGGCCAGCTGATCGGCAACCAGCCCGCCAATGGCAGCATGATGGTGGAAAGGGACCCAGACATGGAGCTGCCGGGACACGAGGGCTATGGCTGCATCTGCATCATATACAGCTTTCCTCCCGGCATTCAGGGG CAGGAGCATCCTAACCCCGGGGTGAGGTACCCAGGGACAGACCGGGTGGCGTACCTGCCGGACAGCCCCGAGGGGAACAGGGTTTTGGGGCTCCTGCGGCGGGCCTTCGAGCAGCGCCTCATCTTCACCATCGGGACCTCCATGACCACCGGCATGCACAACGTCATCACCTGGAACGACATCCACCACAAGACCTCTATCTGGGGCGGCCCACGCTG a
- the LOC135234396 gene encoding probable E3 ubiquitin-protein ligase DTX3, giving the protein MMSAENASRPGGPRSPDLGGGHCIICMDDIQEKRTLEKCMHSFCASCISEVFKLKPACPICNTFYGAYFGTQPHNGSMKVTRSWEHLPGFESCGTIVIDYHFPAGIQEAGHPNPGQLYAGTSRRAFLPASEEGERVLRLLRRAFTQRLLFTVGTSATTGRSNVITWNDIHHKTNMHGGPQCFGYPDPGYLLRVQEELRLKGVTEDDLSEPVDGTYPRES; this is encoded by the exons ATGATGTCCGCGGAAAATGCGTCTCGTCCCGGCGGGCCAAGAAGTCCTGACCTGGGAGGAGGACACTGTATAATCTGCATGGACGACATCCAGGAGAAGCGGACTCTGGAAAAATGCATGCACTCGTTCTGCGCGAGCTGTATTAGCGAAGTTTTCAAACTAAAGCCAGCGTGCCCGATATGTAATACATTCTACGGCGCTTATTTTGGAACGCAACCGCACAACGGCTCGATGAAAGTTACCCGAAGCTGGGAGCATTTACCCGGGTTCGAGTCATGTGGGACCATAGTAATTGACTACCACTTTCCAGCTGGTATACAGGAG GCCGGCCATCCGAACCCGGGCCAATTGTACGCCGGCACGTCTCGTCGGGCCTTCCTGCCGGCGAGCGAGGAAGGGGAGCGCGTCCTGCGGCTGCTGCGGCGGGCCTTCACACAGCGCCTCCTCTTCACCGTCGGCACCTCGGCCACCACCGGCCGCTCCAACGTCATCACCTGGAACGACATCCACCACAAGACCAACATGCACGGGGGACCACAGTG CTTTGGGTACCCAGATCCGGGGTATTTGTTGAGGGTCCAGGAGGAGCTGAGGCTGAAGGGTGTAACGGAGGATGACCTCAGCGAGCCTGTGGACGGTACTTACCCTCGAGAGTCCTGA
- the dtx3 gene encoding probable E3 ubiquitin-protein ligase DTX3 isoform X1, with the protein MGSQVSSVAMSVRAGQGSDEVLVSQAVWDYLAAAGRPWLLEFQDKQGLSAGIVRRGERGGCCAVRLRPIEGGARAGGGTTGDPVSPATRKAFIDLCRCARKEMSKQEGAPKRKRSLLPCVGVVEADGEGSLLPPPPPQPRRSQRQQLRCTKPADLGSALPPPVGQEAPPHQEAELGAASFAEGEDVGTSCSICMGEMVERTTLDRCGHAFCRSCLDRAFQVKRACPVCRLVYGQLIGNQPANGSMMVERDPDMELPGHEGYGCICIIYSFPPGIQGQEHPNPGVRYPGTDRVAYLPDSPEGNRVLGLLRRAFEQRLIFTIGTSMTTGMHNVITWNDIHHKTSIWGGPRCFGYPDPTYLVRVTEELREKGITAD; encoded by the exons ATGGGATCACAAG TTTCTTCGGTGGCAATGAGTGTGCGTGCGGGGCAGGGCAGCGACGAGGTGCTGGTGTCACAGGCTGTGTGGGATTACCTGGCAGCTGCTGGACGACCCTGGCTGCTGGAGTTTCAGGACAAGCAGGGCCTGAGCGCAGGCATCGTACGGcgcggggagagaggagggtgcTGCGCAGTCAGGCTCAGACCCATTGAGGGGGGTGccagggctgggggcgggacGACAGGGGACCCGGTCTCCCCTGCCACCCGAAAAGCCTTCATAGACCTGTGTCGCTGCGCTCGCAAGGAGATGAGCAAACAGGAGGGGGCGCCCAAGAGGAAGCGGTCCCTGTTGCCCTGCGTGGGTGTGGTGGAGGCCGACGGAGAGGGAAGCCTGctgccgcccccgcccccccagccccgacGCTCCCAGAGGCAGCAGCTGAGGTGCACCAAGCCGGCCGACCTGGGATCCGCCCTGCCCCCACCCGTGGGGCAGGAGGCCCCTCCCCACCAGGAAGCGGAGCTGGGCGCGGCGTCATTCGCGGAGGGGGAGGACGTTGGCACCAGCTGCTCCATATGCATGGGGGAGATGGTGGAGAGGACCACGCTGGACAGGTGCGGTCACGCCTTCTGCCGGTCCTGCCTGGACCGGGCCTTCCAGGTTAAGCGGGCGTGTCCTGTCTGCCGGTTGGTGTACGGCCAGCTGATCGGCAACCAGCCCGCCAATGGCAGCATGATGGTGGAAAGGGACCCAGACATGGAGCTGCCGGGACACGAGGGCTATGGCTGCATCTGCATCATATACAGCTTTCCTCCCGGCATTCAGGGG CAGGAGCATCCTAACCCCGGGGTGAGGTACCCAGGGACAGACCGGGTGGCGTACCTGCCGGACAGCCCCGAGGGGAACAGGGTTTTGGGGCTCCTGCGGCGGGCCTTCGAGCAGCGCCTCATCTTCACCATCGGGACCTCCATGACCACCGGCATGCACAACGTCATCACCTGGAACGACATCCACCACAAGACCTCTATCTGGGGCGGCCCACGCTG CTTCGGGTACCCAGACCCCACGTACCTGGTGCGAGTGACGGAGGAGCTTCGGGAGAAGGGGATAACCGCAGACTGA